From Cellulosimicrobium sp. ES-005, one genomic window encodes:
- the ugpC gene encoding sn-glycerol-3-phosphate ABC transporter ATP-binding protein UgpC — translation MATVTYDHATRLYPGTERPAVDQLNLHIEDGEFLVLVGPSGCGKSTSLRMLAGLEDVNGGHIYIGDRDVTDVQPKDRDIAMVFQNYALYPHMSVADNMGFALKIAGTPKAEIRQRVEEAAKILDLTEYLDRKPKALSGGQRQRVAMGRAIVRQPQVFLMDEPLSNLDAKLRVQTRTQIASLQRRLGVTTVYVTHDQTEALTMGDRIAVLKDGLLQQVGTPREMYDTPANVFVAGFIGSPAMNIGTFVVKNGVAEVGPARIALERETAAKITEADNGKVTIGFRPESLDVVSQANEAAFPVEVNIVEELGSDAFVYGTLKGDLAAQADVHSGAGDNQVIVRVDPRNVPAKGERIYVTIRPGHSHVFGAASGQRIS, via the coding sequence ATGGCTACGGTCACCTACGACCACGCAACCCGGCTCTACCCCGGGACCGAGCGTCCCGCCGTGGACCAGCTCAACCTGCACATCGAGGATGGCGAGTTCCTCGTCCTCGTCGGCCCCTCGGGCTGCGGCAAGTCGACCTCGCTCCGCATGCTCGCGGGCCTCGAGGACGTCAACGGCGGTCACATCTACATCGGCGACCGCGACGTCACGGACGTCCAGCCGAAGGACCGCGACATCGCGATGGTGTTCCAGAACTACGCGCTGTACCCGCACATGTCCGTCGCGGACAACATGGGCTTCGCGCTGAAGATCGCCGGCACGCCGAAGGCGGAGATCCGCCAGCGCGTCGAGGAGGCCGCGAAGATCCTCGACCTCACCGAGTACCTCGACCGCAAGCCGAAGGCGCTCTCCGGTGGTCAGCGCCAGCGCGTCGCCATGGGCCGTGCGATCGTCCGCCAGCCGCAGGTGTTCCTCATGGACGAGCCGCTGTCGAACCTCGACGCCAAGCTCCGCGTCCAGACCCGTACGCAGATCGCGTCGCTCCAGCGTCGTCTCGGCGTCACGACCGTCTACGTCACGCACGACCAGACCGAGGCCCTCACCATGGGCGACCGCATCGCGGTCCTCAAGGACGGTCTGCTCCAGCAGGTCGGCACGCCGCGCGAGATGTACGACACGCCGGCCAACGTCTTCGTCGCGGGCTTCATCGGCTCGCCGGCGATGAACATCGGCACGTTCGTGGTCAAGAACGGCGTCGCCGAGGTCGGCCCGGCCCGCATCGCGCTCGAGCGCGAGACGGCCGCGAAGATCACCGAGGCGGACAACGGCAAGGTCACCATCGGCTTCCGCCCCGAGTCGCTCGACGTCGTGTCGCAGGCGAACGAGGCCGCGTTCCCGGTCGAGGTGAACATCGTCGAGGAGCTCGGCTCCGACGCGTTCGTCTACGGCACGCTCAAGGGCGACCTGGCCGCGCAGGCCGACGTCCACTCGGGCGCCGGCGACAACCAGGTCATCGTCCGCGTCGACCCGCGCAACGTCCCGGCCAAGGGCGAGCGCATCTACGTGACGATCCGCCCGGGTCACTCGCACGTCTTCGGCGCGGCGTCGGGCCAGCGCATCAGCTGA
- a CDS encoding D-arabinono-1,4-lactone oxidase: MSSDDALSWTNWARTASATPRRRASPRDEAELGELVARAAADGMPVRAVGAGHSFTPAAVTDGLLLDLDRIGLVERITRGTGAPGGADADAILVTVGAGIRLHRLNEALAAAGLAMRNLGDIDRQSIAGAISTGTHGTGAGLGGLATQVRGVRVVGADGEVREASATQDPDLFEVSRLGLGVTGVLSAVTLEVVPAFLLRAQEEPWPLDRVLEGLGTPDDPDGLVGGNDHFEFYWFPHTRRALTKRNNRLAPDDEAAELERLRTSGPGPVARARTWVDEELLSNGAFELVNRLATAVPRVTPRLNAVSARALAPRTYVAPSHQVFVTSRRVRFREMEYAVPRERLVDVLASIDGWLNRSGEHVPFPVEVRFAAPDDVWLSTAHGRETAYVAVHQYARLPHARYFDAVERIVAEVGGRPHWGKLHGLDAERFRELYPRFDDAVAVRDAADPDGVFANAYTDRVLGRAPGAAARG; this comes from the coding sequence GTGAGCAGCGACGACGCCCTCTCCTGGACCAACTGGGCCCGCACGGCCTCCGCGACCCCGCGCCGCCGGGCCTCCCCGCGCGACGAGGCGGAGCTGGGCGAGCTCGTCGCCCGTGCCGCCGCGGACGGGATGCCGGTGCGCGCCGTCGGCGCGGGCCACTCGTTCACCCCCGCGGCCGTCACCGACGGGCTCCTGCTCGACCTGGACCGCATCGGGCTCGTCGAGCGCATCACCCGCGGCACGGGCGCGCCCGGTGGGGCCGACGCCGACGCGATCCTCGTGACCGTGGGGGCGGGCATCCGCCTGCACCGGCTCAACGAGGCCCTCGCGGCCGCGGGCCTCGCCATGCGCAACCTCGGCGACATCGACCGGCAGTCGATCGCCGGCGCGATCTCGACGGGCACGCACGGGACCGGCGCCGGGCTCGGCGGGCTCGCCACCCAGGTGCGCGGCGTCCGCGTCGTCGGGGCCGACGGCGAGGTCCGCGAGGCGTCCGCGACGCAGGACCCCGACCTCTTCGAGGTGAGCCGCCTGGGGCTCGGCGTCACCGGCGTCCTGTCCGCGGTGACGCTCGAGGTCGTGCCGGCGTTCCTGCTCCGCGCGCAGGAGGAGCCGTGGCCGCTGGACCGCGTGCTGGAGGGCCTCGGCACGCCGGACGACCCCGACGGGCTCGTCGGGGGCAACGACCACTTCGAGTTCTACTGGTTCCCCCACACGCGTCGGGCGCTGACCAAGCGCAACAACCGGCTCGCGCCCGACGACGAGGCGGCGGAGCTCGAGCGGCTGCGGACGTCCGGCCCCGGGCCCGTCGCGCGGGCGCGCACGTGGGTCGACGAGGAGCTGTTGTCGAACGGCGCGTTCGAGCTCGTCAACCGGCTCGCCACCGCGGTGCCGCGCGTGACCCCGCGGCTCAACGCCGTCTCGGCCCGTGCGCTCGCGCCGCGGACCTACGTCGCGCCGTCGCACCAGGTCTTCGTCACCTCGCGCCGCGTCCGGTTCCGCGAGATGGAGTACGCGGTGCCGCGCGAGCGCCTGGTCGACGTCCTGGCGAGCATCGACGGCTGGCTGAACCGGTCCGGCGAGCACGTGCCGTTCCCCGTCGAGGTCCGGTTCGCGGCGCCCGACGACGTCTGGCTGTCCACCGCGCACGGTCGCGAGACCGCGTACGTGGCGGTGCACCAGTACGCCCGGCTGCCGCACGCGCGGTACTTCGACGCCGTCGAGCGCATCGTCGCCGAGGTCGGGGGACGTCCCCACTGGGGCAAGCTGCACGGGCTCGACGCCGAACGGTTCCGCGAGCTCTACCCCCGGTTCGACGACGCCGTGGCGGTCCGCGACGCGGCGGACCCCGACGGGGTCTTCGCGAACGCGTACACGGACCGGGTGCTCGGGCGTGCGCCGGGAGCGGCCGCGCGCGGCTGA
- the rlmB gene encoding 23S rRNA (guanosine(2251)-2'-O)-methyltransferase RlmB, translated as MAGNSQRRGATRKPGSKKGATVGSGGQRRKGLEGRGPTPKAEDRVYHAAHKRKVAEEKRAATGRGGASRGGGAKGGASRGGGPKGRGSVQEVVAGRNSVLEALRARIPVEVVYLASRLDADDRTREIVDIVAGRGYDLLEVGKPELDRLTDGAVHQGVAIKVPPYEYADVDDLLDAAEATGRPPLVVALDGVTDPRNLGAVLRSAGAFGAHGVLVPERRAAGVTASAWKVSAGAAARVPVARATNLVRALGELKKAGCFVVGLDAGGETAIGDLQLATEPLVVVAGSEGKGLSRLVREACDVVASIPIGSDTESLNAAVATGISLYEVARLRREA; from the coding sequence ATGGCTGGCAACTCACAACGACGCGGCGCGACCCGCAAGCCCGGCAGCAAGAAGGGCGCGACCGTCGGCTCCGGCGGGCAGCGGCGCAAGGGCCTCGAGGGCCGCGGGCCGACGCCGAAGGCCGAGGACCGCGTCTACCACGCGGCGCACAAGCGCAAGGTCGCCGAGGAGAAGCGCGCGGCGACCGGGCGCGGGGGCGCCTCGCGGGGTGGCGGCGCCAAGGGCGGAGCCTCCCGGGGCGGCGGGCCGAAGGGGCGCGGCTCGGTGCAGGAGGTCGTCGCGGGGCGCAACTCCGTGCTCGAGGCGCTGCGCGCGCGCATCCCCGTCGAGGTCGTCTACCTCGCGTCGCGCCTCGACGCCGACGACCGGACCCGCGAGATCGTCGACATCGTCGCGGGCCGCGGCTACGACCTCCTCGAGGTCGGCAAGCCGGAGCTCGACCGCCTCACCGACGGCGCCGTCCACCAGGGCGTCGCGATCAAGGTGCCGCCGTACGAGTACGCCGACGTCGACGACCTGCTCGACGCGGCCGAGGCGACGGGTCGTCCGCCGCTGGTCGTCGCGCTCGACGGCGTGACGGACCCCCGCAACCTCGGCGCCGTGCTGCGCTCCGCGGGGGCGTTCGGGGCGCACGGCGTGCTCGTCCCCGAGCGTCGCGCCGCGGGCGTCACGGCGTCCGCGTGGAAGGTCTCGGCCGGCGCGGCCGCCCGGGTGCCCGTCGCGCGCGCGACCAATCTGGTCCGCGCCCTCGGTGAGCTCAAGAAGGCGGGCTGCTTCGTCGTCGGTCTCGACGCCGGCGGGGAGACGGCGATCGGCGACCTCCAGCTCGCGACCGAGCCGCTCGTCGTCGTCGCCGGGTCCGAGGGCAAGGGGCTCTCGCGCCTCGTGCGCGAGGCGTGCGACGTCGTCGCGTCCATCCCCATCGGGTCGGACACCGAGTCGCTCAACGCCGCCGTCGCGACGGGCATCTCGCTCTACGAGGTCGCGCGCCTGCGCCGCGAGGCCTGA
- a CDS encoding DUF4032 domain-containing protein — MHNLQITASAPDPALLDLPWDIPLEEWPAETLAALPRGISRHIVRFVRLSGRVIAIKEIGETVAYREYELLRQLRRLEVPSVVPVGVITGRQDANGERLEAVLITEHLQFSLPYRALFSQSLRPDTATRLIDALAVLLVRLHLVGFYWGDVSLSNTLFRRDAETFAAFLVDAETGDLHRELSPGQRSYDVDLARTNIIGELMDLSAGELLDEDVDEVAIGDALVARYEELWAALTTSESFDANERWRVAARIEHLNNLGFDVDELAITTDIDGTTVQIQPKVVDAGHHSRRLLRLTGLDVQENQARRLLNDLDSFRAAAERQNDDEEFVAHDWLSGVFEPTIQAVPRNLRRKLEPAQLFHEILDHRWFISERAGRDVPMAEATQSYVENVLRHRPDEKAILGLAPGEKDPEYYG, encoded by the coding sequence GTGCACAACCTGCAGATCACCGCGTCGGCCCCCGACCCGGCTCTCCTCGACCTGCCCTGGGACATCCCGCTCGAGGAGTGGCCGGCCGAGACCCTCGCGGCGCTGCCGCGCGGTATCTCCCGGCACATCGTGCGGTTCGTCCGCCTCTCGGGGCGCGTCATCGCCATCAAGGAGATCGGCGAGACGGTCGCGTACCGCGAGTACGAGCTGCTGCGCCAGCTCCGGCGGCTCGAGGTGCCGAGCGTCGTGCCGGTGGGTGTCATCACGGGGCGCCAGGACGCGAACGGCGAGCGGCTCGAGGCCGTCCTCATCACGGAGCACCTGCAGTTCTCGCTCCCGTACCGCGCGCTGTTCAGCCAGTCGCTGCGCCCCGACACGGCGACGCGCCTCATCGATGCGCTCGCCGTGCTGCTCGTGCGCCTGCACCTCGTGGGCTTCTACTGGGGCGACGTGTCGCTCTCCAACACGCTCTTCCGGCGCGACGCCGAGACGTTCGCGGCGTTCCTCGTCGACGCGGAGACGGGCGACCTGCACCGCGAGCTCTCCCCCGGCCAGCGCTCGTACGACGTCGACCTCGCCCGCACGAACATCATCGGCGAGCTCATGGACCTCTCGGCCGGCGAGCTGCTCGACGAGGACGTGGACGAGGTCGCGATCGGCGACGCGCTCGTCGCGCGCTACGAGGAGCTGTGGGCGGCCCTGACGACGTCCGAGTCGTTCGACGCGAACGAGCGGTGGCGCGTCGCGGCCCGCATCGAGCACCTCAACAACCTCGGCTTCGACGTCGACGAGCTCGCGATCACGACCGACATCGACGGCACGACCGTCCAGATCCAGCCCAAGGTCGTCGACGCGGGGCACCACTCGCGGCGCCTGCTGCGCCTCACGGGCCTCGACGTGCAGGAGAACCAGGCGCGCCGCCTGCTCAACGACCTCGACTCGTTCCGCGCGGCGGCGGAGCGGCAGAACGACGACGAGGAGTTCGTCGCCCACGACTGGCTCAGCGGGGTGTTCGAGCCCACGATCCAGGCCGTGCCCCGCAACCTGCGCCGCAAGCTCGAGCCGGCGCAGCTCTTCCACGAGATCCTCGACCACCGCTGGTTCATCTCCGAGCGCGCGGGCCGCGACGTCCCGATGGCGGAGGCGACGCAGTCGTACGTCGAGAACGTGCTGCGCCACCGCCCGGACGAGAAGGCGATCCTCGGCCTCGCGCCGGGCGAGAAGGACCCCGAGTACTACGGCTGA
- a CDS encoding alanine racemase: MTTDAAPGPGSGTRTGTAGPAGGERGATPSLLARLTRATADLDGPLAVVDLDRFDANADELLARAGGVPVRVASKSVRVRSLVTRAGERGFRGVMAFSVREALWLVDAGVRDVLVGYPSVDRGALAALARHEAGRREITLMVDDAAHLELVRHALAEAGTGDAPPVRVCLDVDASLRVGLGLVTVHLGTRRSPLHDPPDVASLAARVVSTPGLSLRGLMFYEAQVAGMPDSSLAVRAVKRLSVLELGERRGEVVAAVRDVVGHDLELVNSGGTGSLETSSADGVVTEVTAGSGLYVPGLFDEYRSFRPRPSAFFGLDVVRVPAPGWATAFGGGYVASGPASRSRLPRVATPGWSLTGREGAGEVQTPLHRTRGVAGAPELGVGDRVWFRHGKAGEAMERFDRVHLVRGDEVVDVVPTYRGEGKNFG; encoded by the coding sequence ATGACGACCGACGCGGCGCCCGGACCGGGCTCGGGGACGAGGACGGGGACGGCCGGCCCTGCCGGGGGCGAGCGCGGGGCGACGCCGTCGCTGCTCGCCCGGTTGACGCGCGCCACCGCGGACCTCGACGGTCCGCTCGCCGTCGTCGACCTCGACCGGTTCGACGCCAACGCCGACGAGCTCCTGGCCCGCGCCGGAGGCGTGCCCGTGCGCGTCGCGTCGAAGTCGGTCCGCGTCCGCTCGCTCGTGACGCGCGCCGGCGAGCGCGGCTTCCGGGGCGTCATGGCGTTCTCGGTCCGCGAGGCGCTGTGGCTCGTCGACGCGGGCGTCCGCGACGTCCTCGTGGGATACCCGTCCGTGGACCGCGGCGCGCTCGCGGCGCTGGCGCGGCACGAGGCCGGGCGGCGCGAGATCACGCTCATGGTCGACGACGCGGCGCACCTCGAGCTCGTGCGGCACGCGCTCGCGGAGGCGGGCACGGGCGACGCGCCGCCCGTGCGCGTGTGCCTCGACGTGGACGCCTCGCTGCGGGTCGGGCTCGGGCTCGTCACGGTCCACCTCGGCACGCGGCGCTCGCCGCTGCACGACCCCCCGGACGTCGCGTCGCTCGCCGCCCGGGTCGTCTCGACGCCCGGGCTCTCGCTGCGCGGCCTGATGTTCTACGAGGCGCAGGTCGCGGGCATGCCCGACTCGAGCCTCGCCGTCCGTGCGGTCAAGCGGCTCTCGGTGCTCGAGCTGGGCGAGCGCCGGGGCGAGGTCGTCGCCGCGGTGCGCGACGTCGTCGGGCACGACCTCGAGCTCGTGAACTCCGGCGGCACCGGGTCGCTCGAGACATCGTCCGCGGACGGCGTCGTCACGGAGGTCACCGCGGGGTCGGGGCTCTACGTGCCCGGGCTGTTCGACGAGTACCGCTCCTTCCGTCCGCGCCCCTCGGCGTTCTTCGGCCTCGACGTGGTGCGCGTCCCCGCGCCCGGGTGGGCGACCGCGTTCGGCGGCGGGTACGTCGCGTCCGGCCCCGCGTCGCGCAGCCGCCTGCCGCGCGTCGCGACGCCCGGCTGGTCGCTCACGGGGCGCGAGGGCGCGGGCGAGGTCCAGACGCCGCTGCACCGGACCCGGGGCGTCGCGGGTGCCCCGGAGCTGGGCGTGGGCGACCGCGTCTGGTTCCGGCACGGCAAGGCGGGGGAGGCGATGGAGCGGTTCGACCGCGTGCACCTCGTGCGCGGGGACGAGGTGGTCGACGTCGTGCCCACGTACCGCGGCGAGGGCAAGAACTTCGGCTGA
- a CDS encoding TetR family transcriptional regulator, with translation MNRMSVEERRAQLVDAAMTIAVREGVEAVTIRGVAAEAGVSLGVVHYCFEDKDELLQAMGNSLALVASEPVRAALDVDGDVVELAHAAADGLWSGLTPRRHMRLLTFEFATAGVRSRALRSVAHTHLEQTWAMTRGFLENVAERGNVTYSMDMGFLSRIVAGYIDGIEIAWLVEQDDETAVRSFHALAEYVLSLMVRPDGSPVREHGPEPVA, from the coding sequence ATGAACCGAATGTCCGTCGAAGAACGCCGGGCCCAGCTCGTCGACGCGGCGATGACCATCGCCGTCCGCGAGGGCGTCGAGGCCGTCACGATCCGTGGCGTCGCGGCCGAGGCCGGCGTCTCTCTCGGCGTCGTGCACTACTGCTTCGAGGACAAGGACGAGCTCCTCCAGGCGATGGGCAACAGCCTCGCGCTCGTCGCGTCCGAGCCGGTGCGCGCCGCCCTCGACGTCGACGGCGACGTCGTGGAGCTCGCGCACGCCGCTGCCGACGGCCTGTGGAGCGGGCTCACGCCGCGCCGGCACATGCGCCTCCTCACGTTCGAGTTCGCGACGGCGGGCGTGCGCAGCCGCGCGCTGCGCTCCGTGGCGCACACGCACCTGGAGCAGACGTGGGCGATGACCCGCGGATTCCTCGAGAACGTCGCCGAGCGCGGGAACGTCACCTACTCGATGGACATGGGCTTCCTCTCGCGCATCGTCGCCGGGTACATCGACGGCATCGAGATCGCCTGGCTCGTCGAGCAGGACGACGAGACCGCGGTCCGCAGCTTCCACGCGCTCGCCGAGTACGTGCTGTCGCTCATGGTCCGACCGGACGGGTCGCCCGTGCGCGAGCACGGCCCGGAGCCCGTCGCCTGA
- a CDS encoding discoidin domain-containing protein: MQISHPSSRARRLGAALTGGALVAGTFAAAPAVATPSAETSPPTTLAAAETCGPDDGLPDSKISIQLYTHVGELGGSGTPSAETIDRVLGEVADAGFTNVEPYNQPYSMPVEEYRAILDKYGLEVSSSHGSTDWGSWPQTVAYAVALGQDYIGTGGMAGGYGTYDEAVATAAYVNQLGQYAHENGANKIVLHNHQSEFTTRYPDPVTGEMVSAWEVIEENTDPRYVTFELDVGWAADAGLDVPAWIEEHGDRIELLHIKDAVNVNAPGDMRQVALGRGDLDLPAIIAAAEPYVQYYTYEWDWAPSFETSAESYRYLRCFESEGGGGNEGDESLALGRPVTASSIDEAGHEAEKAVDGNAGTRWSSAWSDPEWIAVDLGASYDLSQVVIDWETAYGSGYEVQTSPDGETWTTVHTVADGDGGYDELDVSGTGRYVRLYLTERATQWGFSLYELEVYGTPSGQLDLDVTVQPRCLAGQAYLAVRAANGEDSPVDVTLATAYGTREFADVAPGKNAYQSFAVRSASVESGSVTVTGTATIDGEDITSTVDVEHDALDCS; this comes from the coding sequence ATGCAGATCTCCCACCCTTCGTCCCGCGCCCGGCGCCTCGGCGCCGCGCTCACGGGCGGCGCGCTCGTCGCGGGCACGTTCGCCGCGGCCCCCGCCGTCGCGACCCCGTCAGCCGAGACCAGCCCACCGACCACCCTCGCCGCGGCCGAGACGTGCGGCCCGGACGACGGGCTTCCCGACTCCAAGATCTCCATCCAGCTCTACACCCACGTCGGTGAGCTCGGGGGCTCGGGGACGCCGTCCGCCGAGACGATCGACCGCGTGCTCGGGGAGGTGGCCGACGCGGGCTTCACCAACGTCGAGCCGTACAACCAGCCCTACTCGATGCCCGTCGAGGAGTACCGGGCGATCCTCGACAAGTACGGTCTCGAGGTGTCGTCCAGCCACGGCAGCACGGACTGGGGCTCGTGGCCCCAGACCGTCGCGTACGCCGTCGCGCTCGGTCAGGACTACATCGGGACCGGCGGGATGGCCGGCGGCTACGGCACCTACGACGAGGCGGTCGCGACCGCGGCCTACGTCAACCAGCTCGGCCAGTACGCACACGAGAACGGCGCGAACAAGATCGTGCTGCACAACCACCAGAGCGAGTTCACCACGCGGTACCCCGACCCGGTCACCGGCGAGATGGTCAGCGCGTGGGAGGTCATCGAGGAGAACACCGACCCGCGCTACGTCACGTTCGAGCTCGACGTCGGCTGGGCGGCCGACGCCGGCCTCGACGTCCCCGCGTGGATCGAGGAGCACGGGGACCGCATCGAGCTGCTGCACATCAAGGACGCCGTGAACGTGAACGCGCCGGGCGACATGCGGCAGGTCGCCCTCGGGCGGGGCGACCTGGACCTCCCGGCCATCATCGCCGCGGCCGAGCCGTACGTGCAGTACTACACCTACGAGTGGGACTGGGCGCCGTCGTTCGAGACGTCCGCGGAGTCCTACCGCTACCTCCGCTGCTTCGAGTCCGAGGGCGGGGGCGGGAACGAGGGCGACGAGTCGCTCGCCCTGGGCCGCCCCGTGACGGCCTCCAGCATCGACGAGGCCGGCCACGAGGCCGAGAAGGCGGTCGACGGCAACGCCGGCACCCGCTGGAGCAGCGCGTGGAGCGACCCGGAGTGGATCGCGGTGGACCTCGGCGCGAGCTACGACCTCAGCCAGGTCGTCATCGACTGGGAGACCGCGTACGGGTCGGGGTACGAGGTCCAGACCTCGCCGGACGGCGAGACCTGGACCACGGTGCACACCGTCGCCGACGGTGACGGCGGGTACGACGAGCTGGACGTCTCCGGCACCGGCCGGTACGTGCGCCTCTACCTCACCGAGCGCGCGACGCAGTGGGGCTTCTCGCTCTACGAGCTCGAGGTCTACGGCACCCCGAGCGGGCAGCTCGACCTCGACGTCACGGTGCAGCCCCGGTGCCTCGCCGGCCAGGCGTACCTCGCGGTCCGCGCGGCGAACGGCGAGGACTCGCCGGTCGACGTGACCCTCGCGACCGCCTACGGCACCCGCGAGTTCGCCGACGTCGCCCCGGGCAAGAACGCGTACCAGTCGTTCGCGGTGCGCTCGGCCTCGGTCGAGAGCGGCTCGGTGACCGTCACGGGCACCGCGACGATCGACGGCGAGGACATCACCTCGACGGTCGACGTCGAGCACGACGCGCTCGACTGCTCCTGA
- the otsB gene encoding trehalose-phosphatase yields the protein MTRPDDVASQPVTPPRPVAEAARAFAADGGDAPHPRLVALDFDGTLAPLVDDPHAARMAPAARAAVDRLGAVLAGTTTRLALVSGRHLADLAERSRPPVGTFLVGSHGAETGVVTPAGVEAVPVELTRDQADLLDALRAGFADAVAGREGAWVQDKPSAAVLHTRLASAADTRAAEDAADAVAERLGLHAMHGKDVVEVAVVETSKGEAVDRLRDVVGHDAGLPDARTRVLYAGDDTTDETAFAVLGPGDLGVKVGDGTTLAAQRVPDADALAAVLDLLADLLGRPGT from the coding sequence GTGACCCGGCCCGACGACGTCGCCTCGCAGCCGGTGACGCCGCCCCGTCCCGTCGCCGAGGCCGCGCGCGCGTTCGCGGCGGACGGCGGCGACGCCCCGCACCCCCGGCTCGTCGCGCTCGACTTCGACGGGACCCTCGCGCCGCTCGTCGACGACCCGCACGCGGCACGCATGGCGCCCGCCGCACGGGCCGCCGTCGACCGCCTCGGGGCGGTCCTCGCCGGGACGACGACGCGCCTCGCCCTGGTCTCCGGGCGCCACCTCGCGGACCTCGCCGAGCGCAGCCGGCCACCCGTCGGGACCTTCCTCGTGGGCAGCCACGGCGCCGAGACGGGCGTCGTCACGCCCGCGGGGGTCGAGGCCGTCCCCGTGGAGCTCACCCGGGACCAGGCGGACCTCCTCGACGCGCTGCGCGCGGGGTTCGCCGACGCGGTCGCGGGGCGCGAGGGGGCCTGGGTGCAGGACAAGCCGAGCGCCGCCGTCCTGCACACGCGGCTCGCGTCCGCGGCGGACACGCGCGCCGCCGAGGACGCCGCGGACGCGGTGGCCGAGCGCCTCGGGCTGCACGCGATGCACGGCAAGGACGTGGTCGAGGTCGCCGTCGTCGAGACGTCGAAGGGCGAGGCGGTGGACCGGCTGCGGGACGTCGTCGGGCACGACGCCGGGCTCCCTGACGCGCGGACGCGCGTGCTGTACGCCGGGGACGACACGACGGACGAGACCGCGTTCGCCGTGCTCGGCCCGGGCGACCTCGGGGTCAAGGTGGGCGACGGCACGACGCTCGCGGCGCAGCGGGTGCCGGACGCGGACGCGCTGGCCGCGGTGCTCGACCTGCTCGCCGACCTGCTGGGGCGCCCGGGGACCTGA
- the cysS gene encoding cysteine--tRNA ligase produces MTLRLFDTATRDVRDFVPLTPGEVGIYLCGATVQAAPHIGHMRSAVAFDVLVRWLRRGGSRVTLIRNVTDIDDKILVKSADAGEPWWAWAATYERAFTAAYDALGVLPPTYEPRATGHVPDMVELMERLVERGHAYTTGAGDVWFDVRSWSEYGSLTNQRLEDLNPVPDDVPADAEEAAAKRDPRDFALWKAPKEGEPETASWPTPFGRGRPGWHLECSAMARRYLGDTFDIHGGGLDLRFPHHENEQAQSRAAGYGFARHWLHSAWVTQGGAKMSKSLGNGLLVREVLATTSPAVLRYALASVQYRSMLEWTPATVVEAEATWERLAGFVERATERVGDVGDVTEAELPTAFTAAMDDDLNVPAALAVVHEHLRAGNAALADRTTAADAVARHHLVAVRAMLDVLGLDPADAQWADRGDSRYAAVLDAVVGAELAARAEARAARDFATADAIRDRLAAAGVAVEDSADGARWTLT; encoded by the coding sequence GTGACTCTTCGCCTGTTCGACACCGCCACGCGGGACGTGCGCGACTTCGTGCCCCTGACTCCGGGCGAGGTCGGCATCTACCTGTGTGGCGCGACCGTCCAGGCGGCCCCTCACATCGGCCACATGCGCTCGGCCGTCGCGTTCGACGTGCTCGTGCGCTGGCTGCGGCGCGGCGGGTCGCGCGTGACGCTCATCCGCAACGTCACCGACATCGACGACAAGATCCTCGTGAAGTCCGCCGACGCGGGCGAGCCGTGGTGGGCCTGGGCCGCGACGTACGAGCGCGCGTTCACCGCCGCGTACGACGCGCTGGGCGTCCTGCCGCCCACGTACGAGCCGCGCGCGACCGGGCACGTGCCGGACATGGTCGAGCTCATGGAGCGCCTCGTGGAGCGCGGGCACGCGTACACCACCGGCGCCGGCGACGTGTGGTTCGACGTGCGGTCGTGGTCCGAGTACGGCTCGCTCACCAACCAGCGCCTCGAGGACCTCAACCCCGTGCCCGACGACGTCCCCGCGGACGCGGAGGAGGCCGCCGCCAAGCGCGACCCGCGCGACTTCGCGCTGTGGAAGGCGCCCAAGGAGGGCGAGCCCGAGACGGCGTCGTGGCCGACGCCGTTCGGTCGCGGGCGCCCCGGCTGGCACCTCGAGTGCTCCGCGATGGCGCGCCGGTACCTCGGCGACACGTTCGACATCCACGGCGGCGGGCTCGACCTGCGCTTCCCGCACCACGAGAACGAGCAGGCGCAGTCGCGCGCCGCGGGCTACGGGTTCGCGCGGCACTGGCTGCACAGCGCGTGGGTCACGCAGGGCGGCGCCAAGATGAGCAAGTCGCTCGGCAACGGGCTGCTCGTGCGCGAGGTCCTCGCGACCACGAGCCCGGCCGTGCTGCGCTACGCCCTCGCCTCCGTGCAGTACCGCTCGATGCTCGAGTGGACGCCCGCGACGGTCGTCGAGGCCGAGGCCACGTGGGAGCGGCTCGCCGGGTTCGTCGAGCGCGCGACCGAGCGCGTGGGCGACGTCGGCGACGTGACCGAGGCCGAGCTGCCGACCGCGTTCACCGCGGCCATGGACGACGACCTCAACGTCCCGGCGGCGCTCGCCGTCGTGCACGAGCACCTGCGGGCGGGGAACGCGGCGCTCGCCGACCGCACGACGGCCGCGGACGCCGTCGCGCGGCACCACCTCGTCGCGGTGCGGGCGATGCTCGACGTCCTGGGCCTCGACCCGGCCGACGCCCAGTGGGCCGACCGCGGGGACTCGCGCTACGCGGCGGTGCTCGACGCCGTCGTCGGCGCGGAGCTCGCGGCCCGCGCCGAGGCCCGCGCGGCGCGCGACTTCGCGACCGCCGACGCGATCCGCGACCGCCTCGCCGCGGCGGGCGTCGCGGTCGAGGACTCGGCCGACGGCGCGCGCTGGACCCTCACCTGA